Genomic window (Lycium barbarum isolate Lr01 chromosome 2, ASM1917538v2, whole genome shotgun sequence):
aaaaattagattGACGAATTGGATTTAACATTCATGAGGCTATACAAATGGAAAACAATGTCCTATTGACCTTTGTCATTGTCACTTGCTCCAAGAGCATCTGCCAAGTTGAAGGTCAAATTGCCTCTCATTGTCCTGGCTGCTAGTCCTCCTGTATTTCCCTTCTTCATCATAGTTGCAAATTCCCCGTAGTCTATGCGTCCATCCTGCCAAACCAAAAAAAATTGTCACTTGATATATTTTCACGTGTTTGGTGTTTGGCCTATGAAAGAAAAAAGAACGACGTTCACACATGAGGAGTATGTCGAGACAAAACCAGCTAACATATCTAAAATCGCCCAGAAATAGGCAAAAAAGAATGACGTTCACACGTGTTTAGAGTTATGAAGACTCACATTGTCTATATCAATCTCTCTGATAATATCATCCAATTTAACATCACCTAAGCCAAACTCTTGGCAAGCTTGTTGAAGCTCATCAATGGTGATATAGCCACTACCGTCCTTGTCGAAGTAGGAAAATGCAGCAAGCAAATTCTCCTCCCTCTCCATCTTGTTCAAATGCAATGTTGCAGCGATGAATTCACCATAGTCGATAGTGCCATTGTTGTCAAAGTCAGCCTACACAACATTCTGGCCATGTCAGTTTGCCACTTGTGAGATTGGACTATAACCCTACTACCAGGTGGCCGAAGAGGCTATAATccaactgatttttttttttcaggaaTAGGCGATCATATATTTAAATAGAGATAGAATAAAGAACAAGTACCGCGCTCATCAAGGCCTTGATTTCAGTCTCTGTTAAGTCAGATCCTACTCTTTTCAAACCATGTTTTAGTTCTTCATATGTGATTGTTCCGCTGTTATCTGTATCAATCATCTTGAATAATTGCTTTAGGCCACCTATTTCTTCCTCCGAAAGTCGTTCTGCTATGACCTGTTTATATAGTAATCCAAGTACAAAATCAATGTAAGCATGGGAGGTCTGAGGTAAATGTCTTGTATTATAGAGTCATTGACGCACAAAAGATAGTTTTTAGTTCTGTTGGCCCAAGAATCAGCTTTTCTCAAGTAAATTTCTTGCTGAATTGTACAGAAATAGGCAAATATACTTGATGGcaccaattatttttttttttttttaaatggaacTTGATAGCACCAAGTTATTAAGTATGCCTTTGTGTATATTTCAGATCTCATGACCTTTTCAACAATATCAATATACACATCAAGTCCAAAAGTTCTCATGATTCTCTTTGTTTTTTAAGGTTATACTAGCTCACTATTAAACAAACATTTTCCATCCATCATGATATACGCCTAAGTTCAGATTCCCAAATAGTAAAGCACTTGATATACCCCAAATAGCAAATGAAAAAACTGCTTTTAGGTACTCGGTGAATGGCATTGTGCAACGATTCATAACCAAATTTTCCAGTCATTTCGCGATTGATCAGATTATAAAGTAGGGTAAGATGCTGCTCCTTTTACGAGTGAAATAATTTTGACAAAAGACACTACTCACAAACAACTTGCATATCTAAACATGTTTCAAAATTCCCATAAGAGGCCAAATTGAAACTGCATCATATCTTCATACCACTTATGTGAGTCATCTCATATACCAAACATCATAACAAAGATACAGCTAAAAAGCTAATTAAAAGAAAAGCAGGAAATCTAATAAAAGAGTACTCACTCGTAAAGCCATCTTTTTAAGTTTGTTCATATCATAGAACTGCTTTAAGCGTGACAAAACTGCAGAACCCAAGGGTCTGTCTGGAGCGACATTGTCGTCCACAATCCAAGGATGACCtgaaaaatgaacaaattaaCAAACAAGCCGAGGATGAAAAAGTTGAGTTTGCTACTTCCTTAAAAATCTTAACACACATAGAACTTGATGCGCAGTTAATCGCGCTCTAGGATCCCTGGTGAGCATCTTCTTTACCAAATCTTTTGCACTATCAGAAATCTGAGGCCAAGGTTCTGATTCGAAGTCTATCTTTCCTTTCAATATCTGTTTGAAGATGCCATTGTCCGTCTCTGTAAGTCAAAAATTGAGAAGAGAAAACCAAGTAAGAGAGAGAGGAGTAGAATATTAGTCTTTGATCTTCctgttaaaaaagaaaaatactaTAAAATAATTAGAAGTACAACGTTTACCAGCCCAGAAAGGAGGAACCCCACATAATAAGATATAAAGGATGACTCCAGCACTCCAGACATCTATTTCAGGCCCATAGTATTTGTGCAACACTTCAGGAGCAACATAATAAGGACTTCCTACAACATCTGAGAAATACTGCCCTGCGACGCAAAATAGGAAGGAGGAAGATAGTTGGTTACATTGTTAATGCACATTCAAGTTGTCCAATCAACTAAAAATTGTGATCATAGAGCAATTAGGAATTATCATGCTCAAGTCGCGACTATGCTTACAAAAAAGTGCATAAGGAAAATGTATATTTAGTTTTATCTTGTGTCTGGATGAGAACTTTTATGTCCCTTCCGTTAACCCACTAAAGGAGTCCTTGAATTGCTGAGAAGGCAAGCATATTATGATGAAACAAATTATGAAGAGTTGCAGGAagaagttcttcacttggagttCCATTACATCATACAAAAGGGCAATGGTAGATTTCAGTCCTTTTATGAGACCAACAAAGTAGTAAAAGTTTCTGCCACAGCCAAAGTGAATTTAACAAGACAGATCACAAAGGAGCTCATTAAATTAAACCTTTAAGAAAACCAAAAATAAATGTAAAATTTAAggagaaaaatcaagaacaacaTATAAAAAGGTAGAGATGCTAGTTAATAACATTTCATTAATGTAATACACATTTTCTTCAATGGAACATAAAAAAAGGAAATTAACCAATGCAGAAAAAAGGTATCTTCAAAGGAAACTAAGACAGAGAAAGCTAAGCAATAATAAAAAGGTATATATAGGGTGATTTCAGTATGGAtccaattttcccatgtttggttTGTCAAAATTATTGGAAATCTAGGAAATCAAgatccttaaaaatgaggaaaatgacttccctattggaaatagggaaaacaagttccacaagtgaCACTCTACATTGATTATGTCCTCCCGACCCTCcaacacacctcatcttcacTCCCACCCCTGTAGGCCCCATCTCCACCATcccgcacccctacccccaccCCTACCTACCATAGTATTTGTCTAGAGtatatacaaatgcttttaggataatattttttgcttaaacacaagaaaataagtaagaaaccaaCTATTTTCTTAGAAAacattttccaagaaaacatttttcatgaaaaacattttccttcataccgaacacacccataATCCCAACATTGGAACCAGTCATTCCACAGAAAATGGATGGTTTGAAGAATGCCTGTAATTCCATCAACAAGAAGCAATCAAAATAATTAAAATCTAATCCTTAATACCACTGGAAACTAACCAAATGATGAAATAATACCAACCCCACCAACAAGATTACCATGTAAATTCTATCAAAGGAAAAAAGGACAATGATCCAAGAAACCAACCTGGTTTATAGAAAATAGACAAGCCAAAATCAGTAGCCTTAAGCTTAGCATCTTCATCAGAGCTATCAAAAAGGAAATTCTCAGGTTTGAGATCTCTATGCATTACACCAAGAGAATGACAAGCCTCAACAACTTTCACAATAGTTTTCATCAATTGTGCAGCTTTTTTCTCACTAAAATGACCCTTTTGTACAATCCTATCAAAAAGCTCACCCCCTTTACACACCTCCATAACAATATGGACAAACAAATTATCCTCATAAGTCCCTTTAATCCTCACAACATAAGGGTGTTCTGATAAATGATGCATTATTTGAATCTCTCTCCAAACATCCTCATAATCTTCCCTACAAAAAAGTTTCCTTTTTGGGATTGTTTTGCATGCATATTCAAGGCCTGTTGCATTTTCTGTGCATAAATAAGTTGTCCCAAATTGTCCTTGGCCTAGTTTCTTGCCAAGAGTATAGTGCTCACCTATTCTAGGAGTTTGGTAAGGAAGAACATTGTTAAATGACTTTGTAGATGATGAAACTATTGGGGGTTTCTTTTGTGTTGTGTTATTATCAGATTTTGGGATCTCCATTTGCTTTTCTTGGAATGTTTTCTATTgtctatctttctttctttctttttgtgaaGGAAAGGggtattttttttgtttgtttgtttgttgattTTGGAGACTGTGAGGAAAATTGTGTCAATTTCTGTTTCTTCTTGATCTTCGTTCATGGTTATCTGGCGGGGAATATGGTGTCTTTTGAGTTGACTTTGACTTGGGTTAGGATAGCTTTATTTTATTAGGTGGCAGTTGAGGTGGGGAGATGGAGGGAGTCACGTTCCATTATTATGTTAAGAGAAACGGTCCAACATCATCCCTTTTAAGGGTGTATGTGGGATGAcggaaaagaaaataattttttgaaaaataagtgatttttttactttttttcgtTTATTTGGTGTGTAAAGTTGAAAAATGTTATTTTAATAGTATTTGCATATGTTCAAAGAAAGATAATATAAGCTTTCTAAATTTGGAGTGCAACTTTTGATGGTGCGGGTTAAAATGGTGTGGGGTTAGGTGGCGCGTAGGGGTAAGGGATTGGGTAGGCAAGTAGGTGGCATGTGTGCCGGGCATGAATTGGGGATGCATTGGTATGTTTCTATTGATCAATCTTAAATTTCAAAGTCTTCATTTTCTCCTAttttgaggaaaatatttttcaaggtATTtatctgtttggaaagccacctagtAATTAGAATTGGTGTAATTATGCAGTATAGTAATTACGAAggcctgtttgtttgtcataacgtaattacagtgtaattacaagcgtactgtttggttgcacaagtgtaactAACGCGGtttgattaaattttaaaaataaaaataaaaatttaatatttgacaAATATATACCTTTATAAATTATATGAAATTAGGTATTTAAGATACATATTATTTCTTaagaatatattaattaatattcatacttgtagctaatattataaaaataattgatatatatttctcaaattaataaatttcaaatttaattaattataaaaactaAAAGCATACATTTTGTAAGAATCATGGACGACATGTTTGagaaaaatattaattttataaatatagtgttataacattattcaaatgtttaaaaaaaaatacaatatatCAATTCTAATGGAAAAAAGAACAGCATGCAATGTGAAATTAATAATAAGTCAATACTACTAACATAAATAAATTGGAGCTGAAAATGTATTATATGTTCAAAACCTTTTTTTTGTTggaacataatactcttatgtcaaattccaacataacataaaataagttctaacataacttaagtaACTATAATTCAAACGAAAAGAAAAACATAAATCTACAACCTCATTTcaacaacgaaattctactttaatgtCATCAGTCATTATATGCCAAGTTGTTAATGACTCTTATTTTTAATAtaagagatgtagtttcaaaaacTAGAATAATAATGAAGTTACGCTAagtaaagaaaaataaataagaaataaaaaaatacgagcaattacatgaaatcacaagaagtaaaggctgaaacatgagaagaaagaaaatgaaagataaataatgtaacaaaaatattttaaaaatgaattaaaattaaaacaaaaaagaaagaaattaagaAGCAACCTTGTAATTACACCCAATACTCAACCCCCACCCCTTGAGAATTGAAGAGTGTAATTATTACCTCTCAATTACACCTAATTACACATGGCCCGACAAACATGttaaactgtgtaattacaccaaaTTCCAATTACATGGGTatctttccaaacaggcccttagtaCAAccaaacaagaaaatattttcttcaaaaacattttccgtcataccaaacacaccctacgtTTGGATTTTGGATCAAAGTTTTCCCTTAAATATTAAATGATGCATTAATAGTCCTTTACATAATTAAAAGTGGGCATTTTTAGTCTTTATTAACTTTTTCCGTTAAAATATAACGGAAAACTCATATGCAGCTGACGTATCATGCTCCCAAATCTTAAAGGAAGCAACCATCTTCTGGCACAGGAAATTTTTTCCAGCTAAAAAAGGTTAAAAAGAGCAAGTTTTTGGTAGTGTAAAAACGACGACAACGTATTCATGACATAAGTGGAAAGATTTTTTGCTTAAATCATAAGTGGAAAGATATTCTCTGAATTTTGCTTCTATTAATCAACAATAGCACTAAGGACTTTCCATGAGTGCAAGTTTTCCCTTAACTATTAAATGCTTAATACATTGACAACTCTTTAAACTTGCCTGCAAATTTCATTTAGATTCTCTAACTACGGCTTATTTCAACTGAGCACTGAATACGTGATAAAATGTTTCTATTAGACACTTTTgattcaaattttaaaaaaagttacGCATGTTCTCAAGTTTTGCGCGTGTTCTCAAGTGTCCATTATACTTTCTGTTTGATGAGAGGTGTTACGTATTAGAATTAATACCTATGATTTTATCAATTTAGCAGTATCAGGAATAGGAAGACAATTCTAGCTAGCTTCCAAGCTAAAATGTTTTATTTTATCAAGAAAAAATGGTTTATTTTCATTGTTCGCTACATTTTGGAGAGAAACTAACTTGATGATGAAATGAAAAAGTTGTGAATAGATTTTTACACGTTGATAAATCAACCTGTAAATCTTTTTCTGCATTTCTCATCTTTGGGAGCACGCAATATGAGTCAGACATGGTCTCCCTTGAGTCTGACGGAAGGAGTTGGCAATGACTAAATTAAAGGTGCCTGATTTTAACATATCGAAAGAACGATTTTGGGTGTTTCCTCCTTTAAATAATGTAATAAAAGTAATTTACTTAAAAAACTATTTATACAGTGGTAGGTATGGCGACATGGTCATGATTTTATAATTACTTATTCCCGTTTATTCTTTATTAAGATTAAGATGTTGGAATTCGAATATATATCTAATTATTAAGTTGTCTTTAATACTGAACAATTAATATTGTTTTCTCAACATCTAAACATGTACTTATAATTTATCTACATTTAAAAGCTAATAAATTTTAAAACTGTAAAAGTTATTATTGAATATTCTAGCATATTAGAGAAAATATTAATCTATATAATAATGTAAAATTATTTGTTTGATGTGTCACATATATAAGTCCTTGCGAAAAGAACAATTATTGAGTCGTTGTAGGTTCTTAGTAGTGAAGAACTCATGCGGTGTCGGTATAAGTTCTTGTGGTTATTTCAAGTCAGTGTGACTTAAGGGGAGTGTGGCAGTCGAGTGACTATTGACGTCAAAGCTTACAATGAAGTCTTAGATTGCAAGAATTTTGTAATCTGATCTCACTTTGTGTTTAGTGGAGTTCGGAGTTAAATCCTATTGGAATGGGTTGTGGTTTTTACACCAATGATACAGGTgtttttccacgtaaaaatctcatgtttttattattctgcacTTTACTGTTTCTGTTTGTTAAGCTAAACATATGATACGATTTGAATTGAGGAAAAACACCAATTCAACACTAAAACGCGGAATTAAAGGATAacaagaaattgggatgagaattgaagaaaggggatgagaaaagaggataaaagcTAGACCCTAATGAAAATGAACCtatggacaaacctaagtatatgaaacctaggcccttccaattggattcaatcaatagaacctaagctatttgaaatcaaggcaaagGAATTCAATTGAATCCAGAAATGAACTACCTTTCATGAATTTCAATGGAAATAAAGGTTCAAAACcaaacaatggaatccaccatcatAATAGCTAATTTAGCCCTAATTCTACCTAACAACCTGTAAACTCCATCATTCAACAACCACTCCTTAATCAAATGAAatacaagctatatatacaagataagtaaagaagactaataggcaattacaatgctacccttaatggtaagagccttgtttggctagtcttttTAGTgcagtcttcaattcaagaattgacCTTTAATGGCCAAACACGTCCCTCCTTGCGTAGAtagccctctaatcaaccttgcatgcatgaccttcttgcaagcataaacCTCCTTGCACAAAGTAgccacttgcacaaatagccctCCAAGCTATCTTCCAAGTCTTGCGGGCAATGACCTCGAGCTCTAAATCTCCCAACCAAGCAATCTCCCAAACCTTGTAGGCCCTTTGAAACGCTCCAAATGTGGTGAATAAACTCCAATGAAGATCATAGACTCTAAGTTGAGCTCCACCACGAATCATAGGCTCTATAAATGCACTCGAGCCAATATATCAACATACATTAGAATCAGGTTCAAAATAAGTTGGGTTGGAAATTTTTTAAGCGATAACGAAAATCTGGTACGAGTGTATGACCCAATTACCCCATCCCCCTCGAGTTATTAAGGTGTACCTAACATACAtatttaatttaagatcacaagattcaaaagtcccCTTATTTTCTTGAAAGTGCCCAGTCAAACAAGACACTTAAAAAATTGATACGGAAGGAGTAAATCTTAAAAGTAATATTTAATAGTACTATTATAGTGAATTCATTTTTTGTACTTTAAATAATGCCTCACTCTAACGTGTGTGATCACTTTCTTGTCATGTTTTGTTGAAATGATTCAATCTCTCTATTCGTCCATATTCACAAGTCAAGATCTATCAAACTTTTATATCTTTCGTAATTTTGAAATAGAGTTTTATTAGTAATTTCTAAAGTTAAATGGAACAAATCATTATTTAGATTTTATAGTGTTCATTGTGTTAAATTTCAAAATGATAAACTTGAAAGAACATATAAATGAAAGATTAGTcagattaaaaataataatttttgtcCCATTTAAGGGTCAAATTTGCTTAAGTCTTATTTAGCAGGGACAATAATTTGCTTTTCAAAGATAAAGAAAAATGATGAGTGTTCAAAATAATCAAAGAAAAATGAAGTTGCgaacaagataaaaaaaaaaaaaaaaaaaaaaaacagctccATTCATCTTTCCCTTTGAAAGGAAAATCCAGGCATGAAATGCATTATTTTCTTATGTAAAATAGCACTTGGTAGGAAGTAGTTGTAAACAAGAATTATGTGACAAACCAATTTATTCTAAGGCACTCTGAGCTTTCTTGATTCTTTGCTAATAGATATACTTCGTCACATTCTTTTTATTGGAATTTCACTTGCATTTCCTATTTATACATACTTATCCTTGACATGTCATGAGACCAATTGTTGTCTTATATTTGGATGAAAATGGATCACAATGGTAAAACAGAGGACACTTCAGGACAAATGTTATCCCCGAAGAGGTTAGTTTTATTGATTTTGAATACAAACTTTGAACCTGCTCATTGGCTTTTCATTGAATTTAAGGTATATACACTGGTATAAGTGAATTTTAACTTGTGATAGCAAATACTATTAGTTATTATTTTTACCAGGCTACATAGTGATAATTATCATGAAAATTAGCAATCcaatcatatattttttttttaaccgtCAGTGCATAGAACTTAAAGTCTTTCGTTAATCTTATTTTGTCAGGTTGAGAGGAAAAGTTGCAGTTATAACAGGTGGTGCCAGAGGAATAGGAGCCGCCACAGCAAGAGTTTTCGCTGAAAATGGAGCTCATGTTGTCATTGCGGATATACTAGATGAACTAGGTGAAAGTCTAGCTGAATCTATTGGAGGTCGTTACGTGCATTGTGATGTTTCCAAAGAAGAAGAAGTGGAATCAGCTGTGCAACTTGCAGTGGAATGGAAAGGTAGATTAGACATCATATTCAACAATGCTGGAATTGCAGGCTTTGGAGGGAGCATT
Coding sequences:
- the LOC132626994 gene encoding calcium-dependent protein kinase 11-like produces the protein MEIPKSDNNTTQKKPPIVSSSTKSFNNVLPYQTPRIGEHYTLGKKLGQGQFGTTYLCTENATGLEYACKTIPKRKLFCREDYEDVWREIQIMHHLSEHPYVVRIKGTYEDNLFVHIVMEVCKGGELFDRIVQKGHFSEKKAAQLMKTIVKVVEACHSLGVMHRDLKPENFLFDSSDEDAKLKATDFGLSIFYKPGQYFSDVVGSPYYVAPEVLHKYYGPEIDVWSAGVILYILLCGVPPFWAETDNGIFKQILKGKIDFESEPWPQISDSAKDLVKKMLTRDPRARLTAHQVLCHPWIVDDNVAPDRPLGSAVLSRLKQFYDMNKLKKMALRVIAERLSEEEIGGLKQLFKMIDTDNSGTITYEELKHGLKRVGSDLTETEIKALMSAADFDNNGTIDYGEFIAATLHLNKMEREENLLAAFSYFDKDGSGYITIDELQQACQEFGLGDVKLDDIIREIDIDNDGRIDYGEFATMMKKGNTGGLAARTMRGNLTFNLADALGASDNDKGQ